From a region of the Enterobacter sp. JBIWA008 genome:
- the nadR gene encoding multifunctional transcriptional regulator/nicotinamide-nucleotide adenylyltransferase/ribosylnicotinamide kinase NadR: protein MSSFDYIKTAIRQKGCTLQQVADASGMTKGYLSQLLNAKIKSPSAQKLEALHRFLGLEFPRMQKNIGVVFGKFYPLHTGHIYLIQRACSQVDELHIIMGYDETRDRQLFEDSAMSQQPTVPDRLRWLLQTFKYQKNIRIHAFNEEGMEPYPHGWDVWSNGIKAFMEEKGIAPNWIYTSEESDAPQFREHLGIETVLIDPKRTFMNISGAQIRENPFRYWDYIPTEVKPFFVRTVAILGGESSGKSTLVNKLANIFNTTSAWEYGRDYVFSHLGGDEMALQYSDYDKIALGHAQYIDFAVKYANKVAFIDTDFVTTQAFCKKYEGREHPFVQALIDEYRFDLVILLENNTPWVADGMRSLGSSVDRREFQTMLVDMLNENNVEFVHVEESDYDSRFLRCVELVKEMMGEQG, encoded by the coding sequence ATGTCATCATTTGACTATATCAAGACCGCAATCCGCCAGAAGGGCTGCACGCTGCAGCAGGTGGCGGACGCCAGCGGCATGACCAAAGGCTACCTGAGCCAGTTGCTGAACGCCAAAATCAAAAGCCCCAGCGCGCAGAAGCTGGAAGCGCTGCACCGCTTTCTGGGGCTTGAATTCCCGCGTATGCAAAAGAACATCGGCGTGGTGTTCGGCAAGTTTTATCCGCTGCATACCGGGCATATTTATCTGATCCAGCGCGCCTGTAGCCAGGTGGACGAGCTGCACATCATCATGGGCTACGACGAAACCCGCGACCGCCAGCTGTTTGAAGACAGCGCCATGTCGCAGCAGCCCACCGTGCCGGACCGCCTGCGCTGGCTGCTCCAGACCTTTAAGTACCAGAAAAACATTCGTATCCATGCCTTTAATGAAGAGGGCATGGAGCCGTATCCACACGGCTGGGACGTGTGGAGCAACGGTATCAAAGCGTTTATGGAAGAGAAGGGTATTGCGCCGAACTGGATCTACACCTCTGAAGAATCCGACGCGCCGCAGTTCCGCGAGCATCTGGGTATCGAGACGGTGCTGATCGATCCTAAGCGTACCTTTATGAACATCAGCGGGGCGCAGATCCGCGAAAACCCGTTCCGCTACTGGGATTACATTCCGACCGAAGTGAAGCCGTTCTTCGTGCGCACGGTAGCTATTCTGGGGGGCGAGTCGAGCGGCAAATCAACGCTGGTCAATAAGCTGGCGAATATCTTCAACACCACCAGCGCGTGGGAGTATGGCCGCGATTATGTCTTCTCGCACCTCGGTGGCGACGAGATGGCACTGCAATATTCCGACTATGACAAAATTGCGCTCGGACACGCCCAGTACATTGATTTTGCGGTGAAATATGCCAACAAAGTGGCGTTTATCGACACCGATTTTGTCACCACGCAGGCGTTCTGTAAAAAATACGAAGGGCGCGAGCATCCGTTCGTGCAGGCGCTCATTGACGAATACCGCTTTGATCTGGTGATCCTGCTGGAAAACAACACCCCGTGGGTGGCTGACGGCATGCGCAGCCTCGGTAGCTCCGTGGACAGGCGGGAATTCCAGACCATGCTGGTGGATATGCTCAACGAAAACAACGTTGAGTTTGTGCATGTGGAAGAGTCGGACTACGACTCCCGTTTCCTGCGCTGCGTCGAGCTGGTGAAGGAGATGATGGGGGAGCAGGGGTAA
- a CDS encoding zinc-binding alcohol dehydrogenase family protein: protein MSVKAIAVNPENPSTFIEITPPMPQAGEHDLLVEVKAVSVNPVDTKVHAGIAKTGLEDPRILGWDASGIVKAVGAGVTGFKPGDEVWYAGDITRPGSNTTHQLIDARIVGHKPASLGWAAAAALPLTALTAWEGLFERLNIQDAGADKTLLIIGGAGGVGSLAIPFAKHNSKVKIVATASREDSARWCRERGADVVVNYRDLKGELAKHGLTFVDYIFILNDTDGHWDAVSELIAPQGHICSIVENERPLNQDKLKSKSAALHWEFMYTRSMYQTADMARQGEILNEVARMVDNGVVESSLSETLHGLSVESITEAHRKVLDGHMRGKVVVEF from the coding sequence ATGTCAGTTAAAGCCATTGCCGTTAACCCTGAAAACCCGTCCACCTTCATTGAAATCACCCCGCCGATGCCGCAGGCTGGCGAGCACGATCTGCTGGTGGAGGTGAAGGCCGTCTCCGTTAACCCGGTCGATACCAAAGTCCACGCGGGCATTGCTAAGACCGGGCTTGAAGACCCGCGCATTCTCGGGTGGGACGCCAGCGGCATCGTCAAAGCCGTTGGGGCTGGCGTGACCGGCTTCAAACCGGGAGACGAGGTGTGGTACGCGGGCGACATCACCCGCCCGGGCAGCAATACGACACACCAGCTGATTGATGCGCGCATTGTCGGGCACAAGCCTGCCAGCCTCGGCTGGGCGGCAGCCGCTGCGCTGCCCTTAACCGCGCTCACCGCGTGGGAAGGTCTGTTTGAGCGGCTGAACATTCAGGATGCCGGCGCGGATAAGACGCTGCTGATTATTGGCGGCGCGGGCGGCGTAGGATCGCTGGCGATCCCGTTTGCGAAGCACAACAGCAAGGTGAAGATCGTCGCAACCGCGTCCCGTGAAGATTCCGCCCGGTGGTGCCGCGAGCGCGGGGCTGATGTAGTAGTGAACTATCGCGACCTGAAAGGCGAACTGGCGAAACACGGGCTCACCTTTGTCGATTACATTTTCATCCTCAACGACACCGACGGGCACTGGGATGCGGTCAGCGAACTGATTGCGCCTCAGGGGCATATCTGTTCCATCGTTGAGAATGAACGTCCGCTGAACCAGGACAAGCTGAAGTCCAAATCCGCCGCCCTGCACTGGGAATTTATGTACACCCGCAGCATGTACCAGACCGCGGATATGGCGCGTCAGGGTGAGATCCTCAATGAGGTGGCCAGGATGGTGGATAACGGCGTGGTGGAAAGTTCGCTGAGCGAAACGCTTCATGGATTGAGCGTGGAAAGCATTACCGAAGCGCACCGTAAAGTGCTGGACGGGCATATGCGCGGGAAAGTGGTGGTTGAGTTCTGA